One genomic segment of Streptomyces sp. TLI_146 includes these proteins:
- a CDS encoding helix-turn-helix transcriptional regulator, protein MSTGLADNVKKYRRTAGLSQEGLAEAADLSLSTVRKAEQGGHVSMDTLAALARALGVSTSDLFATETPKSVVGAEDEANRRYLAELRRALMPPIGLSAPLSEPGEAGEVSTIRQGVQDGHALYQADRYTSVARKLPGLLRSSEAAVATLEGEEQQHGMIARAHALMLAGKYLTQVRQYDMAYFALAEAIRLARETGQTQLAATGVVGLGWLLLRQDRFDESEQLAAQTAAEIEPRMSSATPAQLAVWGELWLRVAAAARRNNRPDVAKHARRMAATAGGALEREHTGFPSHWSAFGPVTAEAKAVEDLALVGDARGVLRRADEGPLSPKAVKNFGRLSTNNWGRHRLDVARAHVLLGSHQDAMDELANLRETADVWLTHQPMARRVMGDILKTRKRTLTEEMRSMAAHLGLAG, encoded by the coding sequence ATGTCTACAGGGTTGGCAGACAACGTCAAGAAGTACCGGCGCACGGCCGGACTGAGCCAAGAAGGGTTGGCCGAAGCGGCTGACCTGTCGCTGAGCACGGTTCGCAAGGCGGAGCAAGGTGGGCACGTGAGCATGGACACCCTTGCCGCCCTTGCCCGCGCGCTGGGGGTCTCAACTTCCGACCTGTTCGCCACCGAGACGCCGAAGTCCGTCGTTGGTGCGGAGGATGAGGCGAACCGCCGCTATCTGGCAGAGTTGAGGCGTGCCCTCATGCCCCCTATCGGGCTCTCAGCGCCTCTGTCAGAGCCTGGTGAAGCCGGGGAGGTCTCCACCATCCGGCAGGGCGTACAGGACGGCCACGCGCTCTACCAGGCGGACCGGTACACGTCCGTAGCACGGAAGCTGCCCGGCTTGCTGCGGTCCTCTGAAGCCGCCGTAGCCACTCTTGAAGGCGAAGAGCAGCAACACGGCATGATTGCCCGCGCGCACGCCCTGATGCTCGCGGGTAAGTACCTCACTCAGGTACGCCAGTACGACATGGCTTACTTCGCACTCGCTGAGGCAATCCGGCTTGCCCGCGAGACTGGCCAAACTCAGTTGGCAGCAACGGGAGTTGTAGGACTGGGCTGGCTTTTGCTGCGGCAGGACCGGTTCGACGAGAGCGAGCAGCTTGCAGCGCAAACGGCAGCGGAGATCGAACCGCGCATGTCTTCTGCGACTCCCGCCCAGCTTGCCGTCTGGGGTGAGTTGTGGCTCAGGGTTGCCGCTGCTGCACGGCGGAACAACAGGCCGGATGTGGCAAAGCACGCCCGTCGAATGGCGGCGACCGCTGGGGGTGCTCTGGAGCGGGAACACACGGGCTTCCCTTCACACTGGAGCGCGTTTGGCCCCGTGACCGCTGAGGCGAAAGCCGTTGAGGACCTTGCCCTTGTGGGTGATGCGCGCGGTGTTCTGCGTCGAGCCGATGAAGGCCCCCTGAGCCCCAAGGCCGTGAAGAACTTCGGTCGGTTGAGTACGAACAACTGGGGCCGTCACCGACTGGACGTTGCCCGCGCTCACGTCTTGCTCGGGTCTCACCAGGACGCCATGGATGAGTTGGCCAACCTTCGTGAGACGGCCGATGTGTGGCTAACGCATCAGCCCATGGCGCGACGCGTGATGGGGGACATTCTAAAGACCCGTAAGCGGACGCTGACGGAAGAGATGCGCAGCATGGCAGCTCATCTTGGGCTTGCCGGGTAA
- a CDS encoding VOC family protein — translation MAVTLYHLAVDAHDLPALARFWCQVLDWKVLFEDEEEIVIGAHETAFPGMCFLPVPEPKAGKNRLHIDLIPDDQAAEIERLVGLGARRVDVGQGSEATWVVLADPNASN, via the coding sequence ATGGCCGTTACTCTGTACCACCTTGCCGTGGACGCTCATGATCTGCCCGCTCTCGCGCGGTTCTGGTGCCAGGTCCTGGACTGGAAAGTGCTTTTCGAGGACGAGGAGGAGATCGTGATCGGGGCGCATGAGACCGCCTTCCCCGGAATGTGTTTCCTGCCCGTGCCCGAGCCCAAGGCGGGCAAGAACCGGCTGCACATCGACCTCATCCCGGATGACCAGGCCGCCGAGATCGAGCGGCTGGTGGGGCTCGGGGCGCGGCGGGTGGACGTCGGGCAGGGCAGCGAGGCGACGTGGGTCGTGCTCGCCGATCCGAACGCGTCTAACTAG